ATCAGGCTCGCCGTGCCCTGGAGGACGGATGGCAGCATGCGCTGACCAGCCTGGGCGATCTCTACGACCGGGTAGGTGCTGTGGGAGGTTCCGCCCCGGCCACCAGCGACCTGGCACTGACCGCACGCAGGGATAAGGCCCTGGCGCAGGTGCAGGCCCTCCAGGAGGAATCCAAAACACTGCAGCCGCAGATGGATGCGGCCCGTGCCGCCCTCGAGCAGGCTGAAAAGAGGCTGCAGGAGGCGCGCAACCGGTGCACCGAGGCCCGGGTCAAGGCCGAGCAGGCTGCCCGGGAGCTGGCGGCAGCCCGCAAGGAATCGGATCGAGCCCAGGCCGGGGTCAGGGATCTGGATGACAGGCTGACCCAGGTGCGCGACCAGATGCGCACCCACGAGCTCAAACTGGAGGATCTCAAGGCCGGCCTGGCCCGTGCCCAGGAGGACGGCGGATCTGATTCTGATGACCCGGAGAGCATGGAAGACCGGCAGCATGAATTGGAGACGGCCCTGGACCAGGCCCGCACCGCCGAGATGGAGGCCAAGCTGACCTGGACCGAGAGTGATCGGCGGCACGCCTCCCTGCTGCGTCAGATCGATCTGCTGCGGGATCAGGCCGACCAGGCCGAACGCCATCGTCAGCGGATGGGCGAGGAGAACCGCCGACGCAAGGTCGGCATGGCCTCTCTTGGGCAAATCGCGCTCAGGGCCGACCTGCTGGCCCAGCTGATCCAGGGGAGGATGGAGCATACAGCCCGTCGCCGGGATCAGCTCAGGGCCAAGGCTTCGGCCCACGACAAGGAGCTGACCGATCTGCGGGCCAGTAGGGACGCTCTGGAACCCAGGGTGGCCGGTCTGCGCCAGGATGAGCACGGTCTGGACCTGGAGCGTGAGCGTCTGGCAGGTGAAGACGGCCGTCTTCGTCAGCGCATCCAGGATGACCTGGGTATGGAGCCGGAGGAGCTGATCCGCGAATACGGCCCCGACCGCCCGGTTCCTGTTCTGGATGACGAGGGCAACCCGGTCCCCTTGGAGCAGGATGCAACGGAGGAAGACGGGAATTCACCAGATTTTAGGACAGTGCCCTACCAGCGCGGTGAGCAGGAGAAGCGGCTGGCCAAGGCCAAGCGGGACCTGGCCGCTCTGGGCAAGGTCAACCCGCTGGCCACCGAGGAATACGAGGCCCTGGAGTCCCGCAACCGCTACCTGCACGAGCAGCGTCAGGATGTAATAGGCTCACGGGATGACCTGATGGCCCTGGTCAAGGATCTGGATTCGACCATGGTCACGGTTTTCAAGGAGGCCTTCGACGACACCGCCCAGGCCTTCGAACACATCTTCGCCACCCTCTTTCCCGGCGGGCGTGGACGGCTGCGGCTGGAGGATCCGGATGACCTGCTGACCACCGGTGTTCTGGTCGAGGCCAGCCCGGCCGGCAAGAAGGTACGTCGGCTCTCCCTGCTTTCGGGCGGGGAGCGGTCGTTGACGGCCCTGGCCCTGCTCCTGGCCATCTTTACAGCCAGGCCCAGCCCCTTCTACGTCATGGATGAGGTCGAGGCCGCCCTGGACGACGTCAACCTGACCAGGCTGCTCAAGGCCTTCGAGCAGCTGCGCGAGCATGCTCAGCTGATCATCATCACCCACCAGCAGCGGACCATGGGCATTGCCGACGCCCTCTACGGGGTCACCATGCGGGGGGACGGGGTGACGGCCGTCATCTCCCAGCGGCTGGAGGATCCGAATCGTTCCGGTCGTGAAGATCCCGAGCCCAATCAAGGGTGACCCTGGCCAGAACCGCCTGGGAGTCCACGATGGGCAGCTGCGGCATGGGGTAGGCCTCGTTGAGCACTGAGAGCTCGGTGCAGCCCAGTATGACTGGTTGGGGTCGTTTCATCTGTTTGAAACCACCTACCGGGTTCTCGTGCGTCCCACTCTGCCACGGGGCATTCGGATTTCCATATTAGGATCTTGTCGGGTAGTCATCCTTGGGATGCTCCGGTGGCTCCCAGATCGTAGCTTTTCGTGCCCAGCAGGCGAGCAACCACATGGTCGTCGCCCTCATAGGGCACGTGGCCGCCGTCCTTCTTGATCCAGCGTTCCTCGCCCTTGCCGATGACCAGGGTGACGCGCAAACGGTCCCCTGGCCGGCCTGGATTCCCAAGGGCCTGCTTGATGGCCTGGGTCCTGTCCGGCTCGATGCTGACATCCAGTTCCGGGTTGGTCACGAAGCCCAGCATCTGCCGGTCCACCTGGTCCGAGCTCTCTCCGTCCTCGTCGTCGGCGGTCAGTATCAGCCGATCGACACGGTTCTGGGCGGCGCTGACGATGCCCTCCCTGCGGTCGATGGCCTTGCCGCCTGCGGAACCGGAGACCAGGGTGATCAGGGGCCTGCGCTGGCCATAGCGCTCGTCCACGAAATCCAGGAGGGCCGTGACCGAGGCCTTGTTGTGGGCGTAGTCGACGTAGACCACCCGGTTGTCGGCCTTGAAGCGTTCCATCCTGCCGGCGATTCTGACGCTCTCCATGGCCTGGATGGCTCCGGCATCAGGCTCCAGACCAAGACGGGTCAGCATGGCAAGGGCGGCGGCAGCGTTCAGGGCGTTGAAATCCCCGTCCATGGACAGGCTGACCGGCCGCAGGGTTCCGCCAAAGGGCCCTATCAGGTAGTCGTCGCCATTGCCGGGTGCCTTGTGGACCAGGAAGTCGGTCTGTCGGGTTCCATCGCCGAAGGTGGTCACCGGAACGCCGGCGGCGCGGGCATCCTGACGGATCAGGTCGGCTCCTTGCGCATCGGCTCCCAGGACCAGCTGCCGGCTGTTGTATGTTATGCGGCGCTTGCAGTAGAAGTAGTCCTCGAAGCTGGGATGCTCGATGGGGCTGATGTGGTCTGGGGAGATGTTCAGGAATGCCCCCAGATCGAAGGTCAGCCCGTAGACCCGGTCCACCTTGTAGGCCTGGGAGGAGACCTCCATGACCATATAGCGCATGCCCGCATCCACCGCCTGGCGCATCATGCGGAAGAGGTCCAGCGACTCTGGAGTGGTCAGCTGGGATTCCTGGTAGTGCCGGCCGTCCAGGCAGTTGTCCACCGAGGAGAGCAGGGCGGCGCGTCCCTCGGAGAGCCTGGAGAGCATGGCCTGCAGGAAGTAGGCAGTGGTGGTCTTGCCCTTGGTACCGGTGATTCCCACCAGGGTCAGCCGGTCCTGGGGGCGGCCATAGAAGGCTGAGGCAAGCAGGCTCATGGATTTGCGCACGTCATTGACGATGATCCCCGGAGCCTTGGTGTGTGCGGACAGGTCCTGCTGGGCCACGTAGGCCGCCGGTCCTTCCGGACCGCAGGAATCCAGATATTCAGGCAGGAAGCGTCCCTTGCAGAAGAGCAGGCTGCCAGGTCCCACCTGACGGGTGTCATAGGTGACATCGGTGAAAGGTCTGGATGGCTGGATATCCTCGGGCGAATCCAAGGTCCACCGGTCGCCTTGGATCACCTCGCGCAACTGATCATGTTCGTGCAGTAGCTCCAAGGACGAAGCCATCGTCAGCGCCATGCCATCCTCCCCCTTATCCGTTGGGTTATGCCTGTCCCGATAGGAGACCTGAACGAGACCAGACCCAAGTCTATAACCCTGTTGAGGTCAAAGGAGGTGGGCCCGGGACCCCTTGACTGAATGGTCAAATGCGGGGTGGCCTCTCACCGTGACCGTCCCCTGCCAGGTATTTGCAGGCAGCGGCGGTGGGCATCAGGGCCGGGGGTCAGAGCCAGGAGTCGGTGACCGGACGGCGGCCCTGGGAGGTCAGGTACTGGTTGAAGTGGTCCCGCCATTTTGCCTGCGCCTGCCGCTGCCAGTCCATGAGGGAGTCCATGGTGATTCGGGCCACCTGGGGGAAGAGGGTGGTCATGGGCTTGATCAGGTCGACGGCCGCCACCGTATCCGCCGTGGCATTGTGGAAGTTGCCATGGGGGATGACGCCGTAGTATTCGCTGGTCACTCCCAGGGTGCGGCGGCCCGACCGGTGGGAGATCTCCCTGTCCAGGACCAGAGGGTCCACCACCAGCAGATCCCCCTGGCCCAGGGGCTTGACCGATCCTGCGCACCAGTGGGCGATGTCCCCGTCCAGCATCTGTACGTCGAAGGGGGCGTTGTAGGCCAGCAGGGGGATGCGCTTGTCCTGGGCGAGGGCAATGATCCCGGCCATCTGCGCTGTGGCCACCTCAGGCTCCATGCCCTCGGCGACCAGTTGCTGATCGGTGAACCCGTTGACCCGGCTGGCCCCCTTGGTGATATGTCGGTGCGGATTGACTATCCAGGTGGCTACCACATCCCCTGCGTAGCCCTTGGACGGGTCGCGCAGAACCAGGCTGGCCGAAACAATGCCGTCCCTGCCTGGTTTGGTGCCCGTGGTCTCGGTGTCGAATCCCAGAAGCCAGGAGTCCCCTAGGCGTGTCGATCCCTCTTGCTGGGGGGCGGACTGTAGCGCCTGCTCCATGCTTGTGTACTCGGTGTTTTCCATAAGCGTGATTTCTCCTCAGTCATCATGGTAACCGAGGACCGACCTGCCCGCGACCGGGTCGAAACAGCGACGGGCGAGGGGGGATGGCACAATAGGGGTGTGGCAGATACCAGCGAACTCGAAAGCAGAAAACGTCAATTCGAGGCCCTGGCCATGCCTGCGGTGGATGTGCTCTACCGCCAGGCCATGCGCCTGACCAACAACCCCGACGATGCCCAGGATCTGGTCCAGGATACCTTCGAGCGCGGATTCAAGGCCTTCGACCGCTTCCAGCCCGGCAGCAATTTCGAGGCCTGGATGACCACCATCGAACGCAACGCCTACTTCAACCAGTATCACAAGGCCAAGCGGCGCCCGCAAAGGGCCAACGATTCGACCGGCGAGTACAACGACTGGGATATCTACTCGGCCTCGGAGCACGGTTCCGAGGGGCTTAAATCCGCCGAGCAGGAATACATGGAGACCTTTGCCCCCGAGGAGATCATGGCCGCCCTGGACCGGCTCAGTCCGGAACGCCGACGGGTCTTCATCGACGCCGCCATCGATGGCAAGAGCTACCAGCAGGTGGCCGACGAGGAGGGCATCAAGATCGGCACGGTCATGAGCCGATTGAACCGTGCGCGCTCGCAGCTGCGTCAGGAGCTGGAGCGATATGCCAAGGAACGCGGCTACCAGCAGGAGCATGGGGCTGCAGGCAAGCCCTCAGCGGAACACCATGGCGCTGTTACGGCCAGGCCTAGTATAAAAAAGAGATGAACAGCAAGGGGCGTTGAGGGCCCTCGAAGATTGGGTATCAGGAAGCGGGCAGGAGCATGGACGGACGCGTGGAGATGAGTCACTACGCCTACGATGACGGCGGCTCTGTCAGGGTGACCCACACCAGCCTGCGCATCTATCAGGATGCCTCCTGCGTTGATCCCAGCGACTGCTTCGATCCGGAATCCTGCTGCGACGAGCGGGAGCGCATGGTCATCGAGGAGCTGCGTCGGTATCTGCGTCCCGAATGCGCACCGGACTGTCTGCTGGATCGCCTCAGGCACATGTTCGATCAGATGGATGAACTGGGACAGGGGGCCCCGGAACGCAGTACGGACAAGTAGATCCGGTCAAGTAGTTCCAGTCGCTTTCTTGGCAGGGCGACGGTTCCGTCAGACTATTCAGGCTATTGCAGAGACCATGGTCATGCCTATGCAACCATGGTTTTATTTTTACGTATATATGCAAAACCCCGGCACCGTTGGTGCCGGGGCAGACGATCAGGTGTTCGGCCTCTTGCCGTGGTTGGCGGCCTTCTTGCGGCGATCCCTGCGCTTGCGTCCGCGCATGCCCATGATTGGACTCCTTTGCTACTGATGATCCGATAAGCCTTGCCGATTATCGCACACCGGGCTGACCTTTGTCGACCAGCCAGGACGCTCAGAGCTGTTGTGCCCGGTATCCCACCTGGGTGGTGTAGACGGCGGCAGGCTGCAGAATGACCAGGTTCCGTCCAGTTCTGAAAGCGTTGGCGTAGGCGGTCATGGGCTCCACGGCAACGCCGGCCGGGCGCATACCTGCGTCAAAGCCGGTCCCGGTGCAGACCTGCCAGGAGGTGATGGTCTCATCGCCCCAGAGCTGAATGCGGATGCCGTCCGGCCTGGTGAACCAGGCCGAGCATGTGCCGTCATCGTCTCGTTCCACATCGGTCCAGGCATCGTCAAAGGCCGTATCCTCACCCAGCGCAGGACCCTGGCGCAGATCGGTTCGTCCCTGGACGGGTTCGGTGCCGGTGGGCAGCAGCCTGTCCGGATCGACCACCACGTGGGTGCGGCAGGGGATGGACAGGGTGCAGGGGGCGTTGTCCTTCTGAATCTGGTCACCGACGCCCTGCTTGCCGTTGGCCAGCCAGGGGTGGATGCCGAAGGCCCAGGGTGCGGCCTCGTCGCCCAGGTTCAGGGCCCCGGTGGTCATGGTCAGCCCCTGGTCCTCCAGGGTGTAGGTGACGGTGACCACCACGTCGAAGGGGTATCCGCCCATGTCCGGCACCCGCCAGGAGAGGCTGACGGAGTCCTCGGTCAGGGCTTGCAGCCGCCAGTAGGCCCGGTATCCGTAGCCGTGGATGGCGGTGTTCCGGTCGTGCTCGTCGATGGGCAGGGTGTATGTGTGACCCTGGAATTCGTAGGTGCCGTCCTCGATCCGGTTGGGGAAGGGTACCAGCACGTTCCCGTTGCTGCAGGGTACGGTTCCATCCGGATCGAATGAGGCCAGCAGGTCCTTTCCCCGGTATTTCAGGACGCGCAGGATGGCTCCCAGCTCGGTCACCACCGCCTCGTAATCCCCATGACGGATGCTGTACTGCTGTCCTGTCCGGGGCACGGCCCCGCCCATCATCTCATTCGTATGCATACTCCCACTTCCATAGTGCCGTTGATGCTTGGTACGCCACCATCCTAGCGCCTGGTTGGTCTTGGCTTCTTGGTGAAAGAGTGGCGGTTGGACTACCGGGGGACGTTCCGGCTTTCTACCATGGACTTGCAGTGTCCGGGATTGCCCGGATTGACATCGATAAGGAGCAGCAGTGGCAGGATTTCGGACCACCGTGTGCGAACAGCCGACCCCACAGGGCCATGGGCGGGTTATCCTGGCTGATCCGCGCGGGTTCTGTGCGGGGGTGGACCGTGCCATCCAGACCGTGCAGACCATCCTGGATGCGGACAATCCGCACCAGGGTCTGCCACCGGTCTATGTGCGTCGGCAGATAGTCCACAACCGGCATGTGGTCGAGGACCTGTCCAGGCGTGGAGCTGTGTTCGTGGATGAGCTGGACCAGATTCCTGAACAAGCGGTCCGTGCCGGTGTACCTGTGGTCTTTTCAGCCCATGGAATCGCTCCCTCGGTCGTCAAGGAGGCCCAGCGGCGGGGGATGCGTGTGGTTGATGCCTCATGCCCCCTGGTCAGCAAGGTCCACCGGGAGGTACAGCGCTTCGTGCGGGACGGCTACCGGATTATTTACATAGGTCACCGGGGGCATGACGAGGCTGTCGGAGTCATAGGGGAGGCCTCGGACCAGGTTCATTTGGTGGAGCATGAGGCTGATATCGAGGCCTTGGACTTCGGGCCCGACACGCCGCTGGTCATGCTGACCCAGACCACTCTGAGCCTTGATGAGACCGCCGACCTGGCTGCAGCCCTGCGTCGACGCTTCCCCTGGATTGAGGAGCCACCGGGTTCCGACATCTGCTACGCCACCCAGAACAGACAGCAGGCGGTCAAGCTGGTGGCCGGTCAGGCGGACTGCATGATTGTGGTGGGGTCGGCCAACTCCTCCAATTCGGTGCGTCTGGTCGAGGTGGCCCGTCAGGCCCTGGATGTGCGCTTTCCTGGTCAGGGCCAGCACAGGGCCCACCGGGTCGATGATGCGGGGGAGCTGGACCCGACCTGGCTGCAGGGCATGGATTCGGTAGGGCTCACCTCGGGTGCCTCGGTTCCCGAAAACCTGGTTCAGGGTGTGCTGGAGAACCTGGCCTCCCGGGGGTTCACCCAGGTGACCCGGGAACGAGCAGTCGACGAGCACATGCACTTCGTCCTGCCTGCTGCCCTGCGCTCAGCACGTGCATCCAGGAAGGTTCCACAGCCGCAGGGCTAAGCCCCAGCACAAAAATTCTCAGGCGGTGGCCAGCGGTGCGGTCCTGGCCTTGAGAACACGAATCAGATCTCGCGGGTCCAGACCCAGGCTGATGCCGCGCTTGCCGCCGGAGACCATGATGGTATCGAACTCCAGGGCGCCCTGGTCCAGCACGGTCAGGTGTTGGGTGCGTTGGCCGAAGGGCGAGATGCCGCCCAGGACATATCCGCTCTCCCGCTCGGCCTGGGCCTTGTCTGCCATACGAGCCTTTTTGGTACCCACGGCGGCAGCCAGGTGCTTGAGGTTCAGATGGCCGGTCACCGGTACAATGCCGATGACACGCTCCTTGCCCGTGTCGGCCATCAGGGTCTTGTAAACCGTGCGCGGATCCAGGCCCAGTTTTTTGGCCGCTTCGATGCCGTACCCCTGGTCCATGTGGTCGGCACTGTGATGATACTCGTGGACGGTGAAGGGAACCCCCAGACGCTCCAGCTGGGCCATGGCCGGAGTCGCGGCATCCGAGTCCGCCCGCTTCTTCTTGCTCATGACTCCATGCTAAGGTACTGACCGTTTGGATAGGCTGAGGGGTGTCTTTGGCGCTATTTGCGCGGAAAGGGTAGTCCATGACCGCTGTCAATGCCTGGCTGCTTGATGCGGTGACGGGCGGCTGGGGGCTGGCCGTGCTTTTCCTGGCCGCATTTCTGGATGCGCTGATCATTCCCATACCCACGGAGCTCATGGTCCTTGCCACGGCTTCGGCCTTTCGAGCCACAGGAAGGCCCCTTCCCGTCCTGGTCTTTCTGGTATGCGCCCTGGCTTTCGCGGGCGGCGATGCCTGTACCTATGGGCTTGGGCGCCTGGTCCCCTTGAATCGTCTGGCTGTCTTCCGTGGTGCCGCAGGCAAGGCTGTGACCTCATGGGCCCACCGGGCCCTGCTGCAGGGGGGCGGCTTCTTCACTCTGGCATCGCGGTTCGTGCCCTCGGGCCGAACCGTGGTCAATCTGACGGCCGGGGCGGCGCGCTATCCGCTCAGCCGTTACCTGCCCCTGGCTGCACTGGCCGGCCTGCTCTGGTCAATCTACATGTGGACCCTGGGGTATCTGGCCTCCTCCTGGCTGGAGAACAACCCTCTGGCCGTCATGGTCATCGGCTTTCTGGTGGGCATGGTCGTCGGCCTGGTCTGCGACCTGGCCATGCGGGCGCTCACCCGGAGGCACTGATCATACAAGGGGGTCCGTTCCCCGTAGGGAACGGACCCCGTAAACGCTATGGCCGGAGGAACCGGCCGGATGCTCAGTCGCCCAGCTTGGCGAAGTAGAGCAGGGTGCGGATCATGTTGCTGGTGAAGCCATACTCGTTGTCGTAGAAGGCAACGGTGCGGACCAGCTGGTCGTCACCGTGGGTGTTGACATCGGTCTGGGTGGGATCGAAGATGCCGCCGTGGGTGTCGCCGATCACGTCGGAGGAGACGATGCCCTCGTCGTTGTAGCCGTAGTAGTCCTTGCCCTCGAAGGCCTTCTTGGCGGCGTCGTTGATCTCGTCGACGGTGACCTTCTTGTCCAGGACGCAGGTCAGCTCGGTGACGGAGCCGGAGGGAACGGCCACGCGCTGTGCATGGCCCTGCAGCTTGCCGTCAACGGAGGGAACGACCTTGCCGATGGCCTTGGCGGCACCGGTGGAGTGCTCGATGGTGTTGATGGCGGCGGCGCGGGTGTTGCGCGGCTTGTTGCCCTTGGGGCCGTCCAGCAGCATCTGGGAGCCGGTGTAGGCGTGGATGGTGGTCATGTAGCCGATGCGGATGCCGAAGTTGTCATCCAGCATCTTGACCATGGCGGCCAGGGAGCCGGTGGTGCAGGAGCCGGCGGAGATGATCTTGTCGGAGGACTTCAGGGTCTCCTCGTTGACGCCGTAGACAACGGTGGGCGTGGTGTCGTCCTTGGCGGGAGCGGAGATCAGAACCTTCTTGGCTCCGGCGTTCAGGTGGGCCTGGGACTTCTCGGCCGAGGTGTAGAAGCCGGTGCACTCCAGCACGTAGTCCACGCCGTCGTTCTTGACCCAGGGGATGTTGTTGGCATCCTTCTCGGCATAGACCGGGTACTCCTTGCCGTCCACCACGATGGCGGTATCGGTGGAGGTGACCGAGACAGGGGTGCCGTCGTCGTGACGGAAGGTGCCCTGGGTGCTGTCGTACTTGAGCAGATAGGCCAGAATGGCCGGGGTGGTCAGATCGTTGATGGCGGCAACCTCGATGTTGGAGGCGTCGCCGCCACGGGCCTGGAGCTCAAAGATGCGCCGGAAGGCCAGACGACCGATACGTCCGAATCCGTTGATGCCAATCTTTACTGTCATTCAATTCTCCCTTGGAGATTGGCCGTATACAGCACAAAAATTACCGGACCGTATATGGCCGATTACTGATAACATCTCATAGTTTATAGAACCCTGTGTACTTATAGCAAGCGATTACGCGGGTTGTGCCGAGGAAAAAACGAACAAAAAAATTGGTAGGTTTTGTTGTTTGTTTGCGCAACAAAGTGATCAGGAATTGTGAGGATTTTCGTTCGTATCGGCCAGCCAATCCTCCCACTGTTGCTGACGGAATCCGACCAGGACATGCCGGCCATCCAGCAGGATGGGACGCTTGACCAGCATGCCGTCGGTGGACAGCAGCTGCAGAGCCTGTTCCGTATTCATCTGCGGCAGGCGTTTGCTCAACCCCTGGCTGCGATAGGCCTGACCCGAGGTGTTGAAGAATCGCCGGACGGGCAGGCCGCTCATGTCCAGCCATTCGGTCAGTTCCTCCTGGGTGGGGTGGTCCCCCTTGATGTCGCGCTCGGTGAAGTCCACATTGTGGTCACGCAGCCAGGTGCGCGCCTTGGCACAGGTGGAGCAGCGGCTGTAACAGATGAAGAGCGGGTGTTCGGCTGTAGGTGCTGCTGATGGCTTGGCTGATGATGCTGTCATAGATTTTCCTTTCCAGGTAGGTTTTCAAGTCCAAAGGGGCTCAGGCCAGCAGCCGGGAGGGACGGGTCTCCAGGGAGCCCAGGTCGGCCTTGGGCTCCAGGCTGGTGCTCCAGACCGGCTCGGGCGCCGAGGTGGGGTAGGTGACGAACACGGTTCCCTGCTTCAAGGCTATGTGGGCCGGTCTGCCGGGCAGGAACTCGTTGCTGACACCGGTGACCTGCTGGTTGGTCATGGTCATGCCGTCCGTCTGGTATTTGAGGCCCTGTTCGACCACGCCCAGGGCCTGGTCGTCGGCTGCCAGGACAGAGACCATGGACCTGGGCGGGCAGTCCCAGGCGGAAAAGTCCAAGCTCCCAGGGCCTAGGGCCGTGACCAGCATCCCCTGGCCCCAAAGTTCGGCCCGGCCCCCGCTGGCAGCGATCAGATGGATCAGGTTCAGATTGGCCAGTGTGTGGTCCATGCGTCCGCCCAGGCCGCCATATATAAGGAATCGTCGGCAGCCGCGCTGCCAGCCCACCTTGACCGCGGCCAGCAGGTC
The window above is part of the Bifidobacterium asteroides DSM 20089 genome. Proteins encoded here:
- a CDS encoding arsenate reductase family protein, which codes for MTASSAKPSAAPTAEHPLFICYSRCSTCAKARTWLRDHNVDFTERDIKGDHPTQEELTEWLDMSGLPVRRFFNTSGQAYRSQGLSKRLPQMNTEQALQLLSTDGMLVKRPILLDGRHVLVGFRQQQWEDWLADTNENPHNS
- a CDS encoding sigma-70 family RNA polymerase sigma factor encodes the protein MPAVDVLYRQAMRLTNNPDDAQDLVQDTFERGFKAFDRFQPGSNFEAWMTTIERNAYFNQYHKAKRRPQRANDSTGEYNDWDIYSASEHGSEGLKSAEQEYMETFAPEEIMAALDRLSPERRRVFIDAAIDGKSYQQVADEEGIKIGTVMSRLNRARSQLRQELERYAKERGYQQEHGAAGKPSAEHHGAVTARPSIKKR
- a CDS encoding 50S ribosomal protein bL37, with the translated sequence MGMRGRKRRDRRKKAANHGKRPNT
- a CDS encoding exonuclease domain-containing protein, which produces MENTEYTSMEQALQSAPQQEGSTRLGDSWLLGFDTETTGTKPGRDGIVSASLVLRDPSKGYAGDVVATWIVNPHRHITKGASRVNGFTDQQLVAEGMEPEVATAQMAGIIALAQDKRIPLLAYNAPFDVQMLDGDIAHWCAGSVKPLGQGDLLVVDPLVLDREISHRSGRRTLGVTSEYYGVIPHGNFHNATADTVAAVDLIKPMTTLFPQVARITMDSLMDWQRQAQAKWRDHFNQYLTSQGRRPVTDSWL
- a CDS encoding 4-hydroxy-3-methylbut-2-enyl diphosphate reductase; its protein translation is MAGFRTTVCEQPTPQGHGRVILADPRGFCAGVDRAIQTVQTILDADNPHQGLPPVYVRRQIVHNRHVVEDLSRRGAVFVDELDQIPEQAVRAGVPVVFSAHGIAPSVVKEAQRRGMRVVDASCPLVSKVHREVQRFVRDGYRIIYIGHRGHDEAVGVIGEASDQVHLVEHEADIEALDFGPDTPLVMLTQTTLSLDETADLAAALRRRFPWIEEPPGSDICYATQNRQQAVKLVAGQADCMIVVGSANSSNSVRLVEVARQALDVRFPGQGQHRAHRVDDAGELDPTWLQGMDSVGLTSGASVPENLVQGVLENLASRGFTQVTRERAVDEHMHFVLPAALRSARASRKVPQPQG
- the ybaK gene encoding Cys-tRNA(Pro) deacylase, which translates into the protein MSKKKRADSDAATPAMAQLERLGVPFTVHEYHHSADHMDQGYGIEAAKKLGLDPRTVYKTLMADTGKERVIGIVPVTGHLNLKHLAAAVGTKKARMADKAQAERESGYVLGGISPFGQRTQHLTVLDQGALEFDTIMVSGGKRGISLGLDPRDLIRVLKARTAPLATA
- a CDS encoding Mur ligase family protein: MALTMASSLELLHEHDQLREVIQGDRWTLDSPEDIQPSRPFTDVTYDTRQVGPGSLLFCKGRFLPEYLDSCGPEGPAAYVAQQDLSAHTKAPGIIVNDVRKSMSLLASAFYGRPQDRLTLVGITGTKGKTTTAYFLQAMLSRLSEGRAALLSSVDNCLDGRHYQESQLTTPESLDLFRMMRQAVDAGMRYMVMEVSSQAYKVDRVYGLTFDLGAFLNISPDHISPIEHPSFEDYFYCKRRITYNSRQLVLGADAQGADLIRQDARAAGVPVTTFGDGTRQTDFLVHKAPGNGDDYLIGPFGGTLRPVSLSMDGDFNALNAAAALAMLTRLGLEPDAGAIQAMESVRIAGRMERFKADNRVVYVDYAHNKASVTALLDFVDERYGQRRPLITLVSGSAGGKAIDRREGIVSAAQNRVDRLILTADDEDGESSDQVDRQMLGFVTNPELDVSIEPDRTQAIKQALGNPGRPGDRLRVTLVIGKGEERWIKKDGGHVPYEGDDHVVARLLGTKSYDLGATGASQG
- a CDS encoding thiamine diphosphokinase, producing the protein MQDDGQSDRTSQTNQAPLCRIWGAGQYFGEETARGGQALVIAADGGLEPALEHGDEPELVVGDFDSLPAGSRKLRTDIPRRVLPAEKDDTDLLAAVKVGWQRGCRRFLIYGGLGGRMDHTLANLNLIHLIAASGGRAELWGQGMLVTALGPGSLDFSAWDCPPRSMVSVLAADDQALGVVEQGLKYQTDGMTMTNQQVTGVSNEFLPGRPAHIALKQGTVFVTYPTSAPEPVWSTSLEPKADLGSLETRPSRLLA
- the gap gene encoding type I glyceraldehyde-3-phosphate dehydrogenase; the encoded protein is MTVKIGINGFGRIGRLAFRRIFELQARGGDASNIEVAAINDLTTPAILAYLLKYDSTQGTFRHDDGTPVSVTSTDTAIVVDGKEYPVYAEKDANNIPWVKNDGVDYVLECTGFYTSAEKSQAHLNAGAKKVLISAPAKDDTTPTVVYGVNEETLKSSDKIISAGSCTTGSLAAMVKMLDDNFGIRIGYMTTIHAYTGSQMLLDGPKGNKPRNTRAAAINTIEHSTGAAKAIGKVVPSVDGKLQGHAQRVAVPSGSVTELTCVLDKKVTVDEINDAAKKAFEGKDYYGYNDEGIVSSDVIGDTHGGIFDPTQTDVNTHGDDQLVRTVAFYDNEYGFTSNMIRTLLYFAKLGD
- a CDS encoding aldose 1-epimerase family protein translates to MHTNEMMGGAVPRTGQQYSIRHGDYEAVVTELGAILRVLKYRGKDLLASFDPDGTVPCSNGNVLVPFPNRIEDGTYEFQGHTYTLPIDEHDRNTAIHGYGYRAYWRLQALTEDSVSLSWRVPDMGGYPFDVVVTVTYTLEDQGLTMTTGALNLGDEAAPWAFGIHPWLANGKQGVGDQIQKDNAPCTLSIPCRTHVVVDPDRLLPTGTEPVQGRTDLRQGPALGEDTAFDDAWTDVERDDDGTCSAWFTRPDGIRIQLWGDETITSWQVCTGTGFDAGMRPAGVAVEPMTAYANAFRTGRNLVILQPAAVYTTQVGYRAQQL
- a CDS encoding DedA family protein — translated: MTAVNAWLLDAVTGGWGLAVLFLAAFLDALIIPIPTELMVLATASAFRATGRPLPVLVFLVCALAFAGGDACTYGLGRLVPLNRLAVFRGAAGKAVTSWAHRALLQGGGFFTLASRFVPSGRTVVNLTAGAARYPLSRYLPLAALAGLLWSIYMWTLGYLASSWLENNPLAVMVIGFLVGMVVGLVCDLAMRALTRRH